The Abditibacteriaceae bacterium sequence CAACCGGAGTTGCGAAAGGTGATGTTCCACATCGGGAAGCGCGACAAGACATAACTTTCGATGAGCGTCGAATACAGCCGCTGCTCGGTGATGCTGTCGCCCATGATGACGGCGCGGTCGCCATCGCGGAAGAAGAAAGGCTGCGTCGCGGGTGCTGCGTTTTGCGCGTGCGCGACAGGAGCCATAATCGCAAAGGCGCACAACGCGCCGAATATTCTGTGTTTCATAAGTTCCCCTTTGAGGTGCTGTTAAAGTATCCGCTCTTCACGGCCCTCTGGCACCTGTTTTCGACCGGACTTCTCCGACAATCATTCTGCTTTTTAGCATCGCGGGCGCATCGAAATTGCCCGCGAAATTTGCGTGTTTCCTCCTTTGCCGCACGCGATTCGCTCGCTATCACGTATGTGTTGCGCGCGCCCGCTGCTTGCGGCGGCGCTGGCTGCCGGAATCGGGGCTGCGTTGGGCAACACAGCGGGCGCGGCGAGTGGAAGTTTTCGCGATATTACAATTGCACCTGTTCTCTTAGGAGCGATTGTTTGCGGCGTTGTCCTGTGGCTGCGTGCGTCGCGACGCTCTTTCGCCGATATTATTCTGGCGTTATCCACCATTTGCGTGCTTTTCTTTGTGGCAGGCCATCAGCGTCAGTTGCCGCCCCAAGGCGATATTTCCCGTTTAGTGCGCGGCATTGTCGTTCCCGAAGGGCCGCAGCAACGCCGCGCGCTGCAACTGAGCGGCGTGGTTGATGCCGCGCCGCGCACCGGCGATTTTGGGCAGGAGTTTCCATTCAGCACTGACACGGGCCACGTCTGGGTACGTACCGGGCGCGAAGCAAAGGTGCAGCAAGGTGACGCGCTTATGATGCAGGCCGAACTGGCCGATTTGCCGCGCATCGGAAACGCCGGAGAACGGCAAAACACTGCTCGACTTGTCGCCGCGCGTTGCTGGGCGCAAGCGCGCGTCCAGCCCAAAGATTTACGTGTGGCACAGCGTGCGCCTGTCTCCTTTAGCGCGCAACTCGCGATGTGGCGCCTTCAATTGCAAGAGCGCTACGCGGATTCGTTCCGTGCCCAGAATCGACCGTACCCGCACGCGAATGCGCAGCTTCTCAGTGCGATGGTATTCGGAGATCGCGGTGGCGAACCTTTGCCACCAACGCTCCGTGAATCGTTTCGCAGCGCCGGACTTTCGCACCTTCTCGTCGCTTCCGGGACACAAGTTGCGCTTTTATGCGCGTTGGCTCTGGGCGCTTTGCGTTTGATAGGCGTGCGCGGCTCATGGCTGATGCTCGGCATTGTTCCCATTCTCATTTTCTATGCGTTGCTCACCGGCGGCGCGGCGAGTATCTGGCGCGCGACAGTGGCAGGCGGGTGCGTGGCGCTGGCGGTTTCGCTGGGCCGTCCGGTCGATCGTGTTTCGCTTTTGGCGCTGGCATTTCTCGCCCTCATCTCTCTCGATGTCGCGCAGATTCACGACATTGGTTTTCAACTGACTTTTGCAGCGACGTGGGGCCTGGCGGTTCTGGCACCGGCTCTGCGGCGCGGCCTCGACTGGCTTTTTTTCCCGAACCGACTCAACGAATTCTTTGCCGCGACGTTGGGCGCGCAACTGGCGACTTTGCCGTTCCTGCTGTTTCATTTCGGTCGCGCAACGCCGCACGCCTTCGCCGCCAATGCCCTCGCGCTGCCTTTAACGGCTCTTCTGGTCGGCGGCGGGTTGCTGGGACTGGTGTTTCCACCGTTTAACGCTGTGAATTACCTTCTGGTAAACGGCGTGCGCGGGGTTGCAGAAACCGTAGCAGCGTGGCCAGGTGCAGGCGCGCAGTCGATTCCTGTTTCGTTCAACTCTGTTTTGGTTCTAGCCGTGTTAGTAAGTTTGATGGCGCTTTTTTCGACAATGAATTTCGACTGGCTAAGCGACGCGCGCGTTATCTGGCGCGATGAAACCCGCAGGCTGCGGCCTGCCCTTCGGCGCAACGGCATCGCGCTAATTATCATCGTGCTCATTTGCGGCGGCATCGGTGTGTGGCGCTCGGCTTTTGTGGCGCGCGACGATACCGTTCGTGTCGCGCTTCTCGATGTTGGACAGGGCGAAAGCATCGTCATCACGCGCGGCGGGCGAACAGTTGTTATCGATTGTGGAACATCATCCGACGAAGGGCGCGGCGATGTCGGAGCGAATGTGCTTGTGCCATTTCTCCAGTCGCGCGGTGTGAAGCGAGTCGATGCGCTTGTCGTCACGCACGCCGACGCCGATCATTGCAATGGAATAAAAGCATTGCTGCGCGAAATCCCTGTCACGCGCGTTATTGATGGTGCCGCGAATCGCCCCGCTTGGACACTCGCCGAAAGCCCCGATTATCTGGCGTTGCGCGAAGAAATTGCGCGCCGACGTATTCCCACGCAGGCCGCGAGCGCGGGACAAACCCTTTCGCTTGGCGATGCGCAGTTGCATTTTCTCGCGCCGCTTACGCCTCCGTTACAGGGCGAAAATAACAATGCCGCGGTCGTGATGCTGGAGCATCACGACGTGCGAATGTTGCTGACAGCCGACATTGAAGCCGCAGCCGAAGAGCGATTGGCGCGGCGCGAGGACGTGCGTTGCGATTTGCTTAAGCTGGCGCATCACGGCTCAAAGACGAGTTCGGGCGAGCTTTTCCTGCGCGCCGCGTCACCGCGCACCGCGATGCTCTCGTGCGGGCGTTATAATTCTTTTGGACATCCTTCTCCTGACGTTCTGGCTCGATTGGCCGCGCGTGGAGTGAAAGTCTTTCGCACCGACCGCGATGGCGCCGTCACCGCCATTTCCGATGGACGCCGCATTCGCATCGAAACATTTCGTTAAAGCGGGCGAGGTACAGTCGAATTCGACCGTACTTATTGGTTTCATTCATGGAAAAACTCAGAGCCGAAGAAGCTATCGAAGTGCGCGACGCGGCGCGGGCTGTTGTGGCGCACATCGAACGCGTTCTTGTCGGCAAGCGCGAGACGGTGGAGAAACTCGTGACGAGCCTCTTCGCGCGCGGCCACGTTCTCATTGAAGATATTCCGGGCGTCGGCAAGACAACGCTTGCCAAAGCGATTGCGACGACGGTTGGCGGCAGTTTCAAGCGCATTCAGTTCACGCCCGATTTGCTACCCGGCGACGTCACCGGCCTCACCGCTTACGACCCGCGCAGCGGCGAGTGGAGTTTCAAACCCGGGCCGGTGTTCGCCAACGTCGTCCTCGCCGACGAAATCAACCGGGCGACGCCGAAAACCCAGAGCGCCCTGCTCGAAAGCATGGAAGAAAGTCAGGTCACGACCGACGGTATCACGCGTGCACTTCCGCGTCCGTTTTTCGTGGTCGCCACGCAGAATCCAGTCGAGTATCGCGGCACGTATCCGCTTCCCGAAGCGCAGATGGATAGATTCCTGATGCGCCTTCATCTGGGTTATCCGCAACCGGCGGAAGAAGTCGAAATGCTGGCGCGGCATGGTGCCGGAATTCAGGTGCAACCGAATTCGACCGTACCGCGTGTCATTGGCGCCGAAACCAAAAGTGAAGAAAGCGCTCCCGTCTTAACCGCCGAACGCGCTCAGCACATTCAAGATTTGGTGTCGCGCGTTCATGTGTCCCAGGCAGTGCGCGAATATATTGTGGCGCTCGCTCACGGCACGCGCGGACAATACGAAGTTGCGCTGGGCATTTCGCCGCGCGGCAGCCTAGCGTTGCAGCGCGCAGCACAAAGCGCAGCGGCGATTGCGGGCCGCGAATTCGTCACACCCGACGATGTGAAGCGTTTGGCCCTGCCCGTCCTCGCGCATCGCCTGTTAATGAGCGGCGATGCGGGTCGCGGCCACACCGCCGCCGAAAGTTTGCTACAACGGCTGCTGCACGAAATTCCGATTCCGGCGATGCCCCGTTAAAGCCCTGAAGAAACTTATGAGCGCTGATTCCTCCGCCATGCGGCGTTCATCGCCGACCCGCCCGCATCACACGATGCGGATTACGCTGGGCGTCGCGCTCGTTTTTACACTTCTGGTGGCGTCGATTTTTCCCACGCCGCCGCTTATGTTTATGGCGGCGCTTTTGGCTGCGGCGCCGATTGTCGGTTCGCTTGCGGGCCGTTTTTTCGCGCGCGGCTTGCGCGTTTCGAGGTCGCTTCCAACCATTGGTACCGTAGGCGATGCAGCAACGGGCCGTTTAGTCTTGCACAACGTTTCAGCAATTCCTTCGTTTTTCGTGCGCTTCGCGTCGGGCGAAAACGACGCCGTTCAGCTTCTCGATGAGCCGGAAACAGTTGTGCCTATTTTGTCTCGACACGGCGAAATGTCGTTCACTCCGCGTTGGCACTTGCGACAGCGCGGCATCTGGAGTGTGCCGCCCGCGTGCACCGGCGTGTTCGACCCGCTCGGTTTATTCGCTTCGCTCGAACCGCGCACCGCACCACACAGCATTACGGTTCTGCCGCGCCCGATTCCTATTTCACGTTTGGGCTTTCTCGCGGGCAATACGCAGGGCTTGCAGTCGCCGCATTATGCAGTTGCCGTTTCCGACGCGACCGATTTTCACGGCATTCGTCCGTGGCAACCCGGCGACAGCGGACGGCGCGTGCATTGGAAAAGCACCGCACGCACCGGAGTTCCGCATATTATCGAATGGGAAGATGCGCTTTCGAGTGACATCACACTTCTGCTCGATACCGCCGCGCCGCGCAACGCGCAGTGGTTGGAAGCGGCGATTACCGGAGCGGCGTCGATTGCGGCGCACGTCCTGGAGAACGGTCATCGCTTCGATTTATTCTGCTGGCAAAGTGCGGACGCGACTTCTGAAGAGGGCGCAGCCGTGCTGTGCCATCATCAGGCGTGCAGCGCGAATAGCCTCAACGCCACTCTGCTTTTTCTCGCTGGCCTTCAGGCGTTTCCCTCTGGCTCGGTAAACGACCTGGCCGCTTCGATGCTCAAACAATCGAATGGAGGAGGAGCCGTTTTGCTTTCCTCCACGCGCAACGACTGGCAAGCTGCAGCAAGCACGTTGAAATCGCAGGCCGCGATGGTCACCGCATTGCTCTTGGATGCCGACAGCTTCGAACAACATCCAAATCACGCGCGAGGGTGGAATTCGACCGCACTTGACGAAGCTCCGCCCGGCATGCGCGGCGCCGCGAGCGGAGTTCAGGTGCGAATTGCACGCAACGGCGATTCGCTTGGAGCCTGGCTGGAACAATAATTGGCCAATGCTGGTCTTTAGCAGCAAAGATGAGGAACTTAAAAAACTGAAACTTCGCTTTCCCCGTGTTTTCTAAATTGCAGGTACTTTTGGACAACCCCTCTGCAAGCGCGTTCAACCGAATGTCATCGGTTTAGAGCGCTCCTTCCGTTAGCGACAGCGCATGACGATACGAGCCTTCTGGCAAAACTGTTTACAATGGCTCACTGAACCCGTCGGCACGCCCGAAAAACGCGGCGGAGCCTCATCCGAACCAAGTCCCGAAACGTCTAGTTCCACACATTCCTTCCCATCTTCCGCCGACTTTGTAAACGACAAATCGACTTCGAGCACGATGTATCTGCCAGCGTATGCGGCTCTGGCTCTGGCTTTGGGCGCAGCACTTTACGCGCTGACCGGTACAATTGGCGATATCGGTTTCTCCTGGAAAATCTGGTTTGTGTTCGTGCTGGGGTTGGTGTTTTCGGGAGCCGCGCGGTGTCAGGAGAGCGCGTTGCGCCATCTGTGCGGATGGTTGATGATGCTATTTGTGATGGTGATGCCACCGCTGTCGCTTGTTTCCAGCGCCTTTGCGCCCATGCCTTCAGAAGCGATGGGCGACAACAATACTTTTGTTACCGTTTTGATGGCCTGGATTGCCCTCGTCTCGACCTTTGCAGTCGGTATGCGACACAGCGGGCGTTTCGTGCCTTTCGCCGTACCGCTTGTTCCTACGCTTTCACTTTTCGGACTGCTCAATACGATTTCGGTCAACTCGGTTGTCGGGATGGCGTTTCTCGTTTTTGTGGCGTCTTCCATTTATCTGGTTGCCTACGAGCGCTGGCTCGCGATTCACCCGGAGAATGCGAACAGCAGTACGGTCGATTTCGACCGTACTTTGCCCCGTCACACTGGCGAGAAGGGCTCGCTTTCCGATAGCAACAGAAGCCTCGTCGGATGGCGTCAGACCGCCAATGGTTATGTTCTGGCGTGCGCGGCCTGGTTTGCTTTGTTTCTTGGCGGCGCGGCGCTGCTTTACGTGCCGTTCACCGCGATTGTGCCCACCAGTTTGCCCGCGAGCATCAGTGCGGCTTCGCTGTATATGCAGCGCGAAATCGGCGGCTGGCACCAATCGCCGCCGATTATGGAATTGCGTGGCGGCCACTATTCATTATCGCAGCGCGAAATTGCCCGCATCACCATTCAATCGGGAAAGCCTTCGGGGTTGTGGCGTGGCCATATTTACGAAACCTACAGCGAATCGCGCTGGCGTCAATCGCCGCGCGAAGTCGATGTGCGCGTCGTTTCCACCGCTGGCGATTCATCGGTTTCCCTGCGCAACGGCCGAATTCCCGCGAACTCTTACACTTTCGCGCTGCCGCCTTCTTCCACATCATCACGTTCCTCTCCGTCAGGTCCCAAAGGACCCAATCCGAACTCCGCCGGTTGTACCGGCAACAACTGTGAAGTAACCGTGGAAAGTGTGGCACCGCTGCAAGCCACCACTTCCTCGCTGCACGCATCGGGGCAGCCTTTCGCGGTGCAGGGCGATCTGGGCGAAGTTCAGATTCAAGCCAACGGCACAGTAAATATCGAGGAAGCGATGCGCTATGCGAAACCCTACACGGTTCGTTCGCGCGTCAACGCTCCCGATATGCGTGCATTGAATTCGGCGCGCGGATTGTCGAATGACGAGCAACTCGACTGGCTCCGCGATCCACGTACTTCGGTAACGCTGTCGATTCAGCGCGATTTCTCTCAACAGCGCGAACTGCTGCAAATTGCCCAAGACATCGAGCATGAGGCCGCGCTCGCCGGAAAGAAACTCGATTCGCCTGCCCGACGTGTTCAGGCAGTAAGCAATTATCTCGCGCGTCACTGCCTTTATTCGCTGCAAGCCCCGGTCGTGCCCTCGGACTCAGATTCGGTGTTATTCTTTTTGCAAACCTCACGCACTGGCGCGTGTGATATGTTTGCTTCGTCCGCGGCTCTGTTACTGCGTGCGATGGGTATTCCGACGCGTCTGGCATCGGGTTATATTCAGCCTGAAGATGCGGCCTCAGGTGGCGTTTACACCGTGCGCGAACTTGATGCCCACGCGTGGATCGAATATTATGTCCCGTCGCTCGGCTGGATTGCACACGACCCGACACGCGGCGTACGTACTGTTGAAGAAAGCGCGCTGACATCGTTCTTGCCGTGGAGCA is a genomic window containing:
- a CDS encoding DNA internalization-related competence protein ComEC/Rec2, with protein sequence MFPPLPHAIRSLSRMCCARPLLAAALAAGIGAALGNTAGAASGSFRDITIAPVLLGAIVCGVVLWLRASRRSFADIILALSTICVLFFVAGHQRQLPPQGDISRLVRGIVVPEGPQQRRALQLSGVVDAAPRTGDFGQEFPFSTDTGHVWVRTGREAKVQQGDALMMQAELADLPRIGNAGERQNTARLVAARCWAQARVQPKDLRVAQRAPVSFSAQLAMWRLQLQERYADSFRAQNRPYPHANAQLLSAMVFGDRGGEPLPPTLRESFRSAGLSHLLVASGTQVALLCALALGALRLIGVRGSWLMLGIVPILIFYALLTGGAASIWRATVAGGCVALAVSLGRPVDRVSLLALAFLALISLDVAQIHDIGFQLTFAATWGLAVLAPALRRGLDWLFFPNRLNEFFAATLGAQLATLPFLLFHFGRATPHAFAANALALPLTALLVGGGLLGLVFPPFNAVNYLLVNGVRGVAETVAAWPGAGAQSIPVSFNSVLVLAVLVSLMALFSTMNFDWLSDARVIWRDETRRLRPALRRNGIALIIIVLICGGIGVWRSAFVARDDTVRVALLDVGQGESIVITRGGRTVVIDCGTSSDEGRGDVGANVLVPFLQSRGVKRVDALVVTHADADHCNGIKALLREIPVTRVIDGAANRPAWTLAESPDYLALREEIARRRIPTQAASAGQTLSLGDAQLHFLAPLTPPLQGENNNAAVVMLEHHDVRMLLTADIEAAAEERLARREDVRCDLLKLAHHGSKTSSGELFLRAASPRTAMLSCGRYNSFGHPSPDVLARLAARGVKVFRTDRDGAVTAISDGRRIRIETFR
- a CDS encoding AAA family ATPase gives rise to the protein MEKLRAEEAIEVRDAARAVVAHIERVLVGKRETVEKLVTSLFARGHVLIEDIPGVGKTTLAKAIATTVGGSFKRIQFTPDLLPGDVTGLTAYDPRSGEWSFKPGPVFANVVLADEINRATPKTQSALLESMEESQVTTDGITRALPRPFFVVATQNPVEYRGTYPLPEAQMDRFLMRLHLGYPQPAEEVEMLARHGAGIQVQPNSTVPRVIGAETKSEESAPVLTAERAQHIQDLVSRVHVSQAVREYIVALAHGTRGQYEVALGISPRGSLALQRAAQSAAAIAGREFVTPDDVKRLALPVLAHRLLMSGDAGRGHTAAESLLQRLLHEIPIPAMPR
- a CDS encoding DUF58 domain-containing protein, which gives rise to MSADSSAMRRSSPTRPHHTMRITLGVALVFTLLVASIFPTPPLMFMAALLAAAPIVGSLAGRFFARGLRVSRSLPTIGTVGDAATGRLVLHNVSAIPSFFVRFASGENDAVQLLDEPETVVPILSRHGEMSFTPRWHLRQRGIWSVPPACTGVFDPLGLFASLEPRTAPHSITVLPRPIPISRLGFLAGNTQGLQSPHYAVAVSDATDFHGIRPWQPGDSGRRVHWKSTARTGVPHIIEWEDALSSDITLLLDTAAPRNAQWLEAAITGAASIAAHVLENGHRFDLFCWQSADATSEEGAAVLCHHQACSANSLNATLLFLAGLQAFPSGSVNDLAASMLKQSNGGGAVLLSSTRNDWQAAASTLKSQAAMVTALLLDADSFEQHPNHARGWNSTALDEAPPGMRGAASGVQVRIARNGDSLGAWLEQ
- a CDS encoding transglutaminase-like domain-containing protein, which codes for MYLPAYAALALALGAALYALTGTIGDIGFSWKIWFVFVLGLVFSGAARCQESALRHLCGWLMMLFVMVMPPLSLVSSAFAPMPSEAMGDNNTFVTVLMAWIALVSTFAVGMRHSGRFVPFAVPLVPTLSLFGLLNTISVNSVVGMAFLVFVASSIYLVAYERWLAIHPENANSSTVDFDRTLPRHTGEKGSLSDSNRSLVGWRQTANGYVLACAAWFALFLGGAALLYVPFTAIVPTSLPASISAASLYMQREIGGWHQSPPIMELRGGHYSLSQREIARITIQSGKPSGLWRGHIYETYSESRWRQSPREVDVRVVSTAGDSSVSLRNGRIPANSYTFALPPSSTSSRSSPSGPKGPNPNSAGCTGNNCEVTVESVAPLQATTSSLHASGQPFAVQGDLGEVQIQANGTVNIEEAMRYAKPYTVRSRVNAPDMRALNSARGLSNDEQLDWLRDPRTSVTLSIQRDFSQQRELLQIAQDIEHEAALAGKKLDSPARRVQAVSNYLARHCLYSLQAPVVPSDSDSVLFFLQTSRTGACDMFASSAALLLRAMGIPTRLASGYIQPEDAASGGVYTVRELDAHAWIEYYVPSLGWIAHDPTRGVRTVEESALTSFLPWSNNSRLALLWLPAGALLAVVLVAKRRRPKRVALVIRNEDTPDRARIRACYERALHLMQRRIPRPPCATPEEYENAVMRSRLPHDVKLEFTALTYLFAQSQFASPALATDEALMRDCLARLKRALRRAPRKL